One window from the genome of Anaerococcus sp. Marseille-Q7828 encodes:
- a CDS encoding S41 family peptidase, whose translation MKKRKLLIIIPILIVIIAFVNNINQNKANDINTINLKEIDSSEFNLTTEDYLYDFNYAYDTLEKYYPFFEINKMAYGIDWLDNKKDYEDYIKESKSDSDFYNRMNDVLRDLNNWHTGLIDESFAMTLYISYYHTANADWRHDFSKIYEKENVRKRYNINNQSIKKYIKENIDNPSEDSSDIDNLTTDIIIKDQLAYMKVNSMLEDLYRKNDEITLTKFLQEIKNYPNLIIDIRGNGGGDSRYWQEFLLPQIINQNYQTINYSFIKSGEINSKAIKQEGYRPDTDSFVKNCDFDEKTKDILKDFDYYLSYEDYVDADENTIGFKGNIYLLVDEGVYSSAEMLASFCKETKLAKLVGTRTGGDGIGFDPLQVDLPRTGYVLRFSDGLGLTESGSINELDKTKPDIEVKEDFTTTTKPLKEQEIIKAVIKDAGIV comes from the coding sequence ATGAAGAAAAGAAAATTACTTATAATTATCCCTATTTTAATAGTAATAATAGCATTTGTAAACAATATTAATCAAAATAAAGCTAATGACATAAATACAATAAACTTAAAAGAAATTGACAGTAGTGAATTTAACCTAACTACTGAAGATTATTTGTATGATTTTAACTATGCTTATGACACATTAGAAAAATATTATCCTTTTTTTGAAATTAATAAAATGGCATATGGTATAGATTGGCTTGATAATAAAAAAGATTATGAAGATTACATAAAAGAATCTAAAAGTGACTCAGATTTTTATAATAGAATGAATGACGTTTTAAGAGATCTAAATAATTGGCATACAGGATTAATTGATGAGTCATTTGCCATGACCTTATACATAAGCTATTATCACACAGCTAACGCTGATTGGCGTCACGATTTTTCTAAGATATATGAGAAAGAAAATGTTAGAAAAAGATACAACATCAATAATCAAAGCATAAAAAAATACATAAAAGAAAACATAGATAATCCTAGTGAGGATTCATCAGATATTGATAATCTAACAACCGATATAATAATAAAAGATCAGCTTGCCTATATGAAAGTAAATTCTATGCTCGAAGATTTGTATAGAAAAAATGATGAAATAACTTTAACAAAATTTTTACAAGAAATCAAAAATTATCCTAATTTAATTATAGACATTAGGGGAAATGGGGGAGGAGATTCTAGATACTGGCAAGAATTTCTACTACCCCAAATAATTAATCAAAACTACCAAACAATAAACTATAGTTTTATAAAATCGGGTGAGATTAATAGCAAAGCCATAAAACAAGAAGGCTACAGGCCAGATACAGACTCTTTTGTAAAAAACTGTGATTTTGATGAAAAAACAAAAGATATATTGAAGGACTTTGATTACTATCTATCCTATGAAGACTATGTAGACGCCGATGAGAATACAATTGGTTTTAAAGGAAATATTTATCTATTGGTAGATGAGGGAGTGTATTCATCAGCTGAAATGCTCGCATCGTTTTGCAAAGAAACAAAACTAGCAAAACTAGTCGGCACAAGGACTGGGGGAGATGGTATAGGCTTTGATCCTTTGCAAGTTGACCTGCCAAGAACTGGATATGTATTAAGATTTTCAGATGGTCTAGGTCTAACAGAATCTGGATCAATAAATGAACTAGACAAAACAAAACCAGATATAGAAGTTAAAGAAGACTTTACAACAACTACAAAACCATTAAAAGAGCAAGAAATCATAAAGGCTGTTATTAAGGATGCGGGGATTGTATAA
- a CDS encoding DUF523 domain-containing protein: MKIAVSACLLGENCKYNGGNNYSKKLVEFLKGKEVISICPEVLGGLPIPRKPAEIVDGEVKLENGSSVDYEFKKGAQIALDKVIDNQVDLVILQSRSPSCGVNNIYDGSFSGKLIDGKGVFAKLLVDNGIDVIDVEDLYD, from the coding sequence ATGAAAATAGCAGTCAGTGCTTGCCTATTAGGTGAAAATTGCAAATACAACGGAGGCAATAACTATAGTAAAAAATTAGTAGAATTCCTAAAAGGCAAGGAAGTTATAAGCATATGCCCAGAAGTATTAGGAGGCCTACCCATACCTAGAAAGCCGGCAGAGATTGTCGATGGAGAAGTCAAATTGGAAAATGGATCATCAGTAGACTATGAATTCAAAAAAGGTGCTCAAATAGCCTTGGATAAAGTTATTGACAATCAAGTGGATTTAGTAATCCTCCAATCAAGAAGTCCATCTTGCGGAGTAAATAATATATATGATGGTTCATTTTCGGGTAAATTAATAGATGGAAAAGGAGTATTTGCAAAACTTCTTGTAGACAATGGTATAGATGTAATTGATGTTGAAGATTTGTACGACTGA
- a CDS encoding NERD domain-containing protein, whose product MALKLSIAFFIGCILLVTVFRSKFKGDIGELATALLIKDLDRDKYIKLHDIKLKNPSDNTKTTQIDHIVISCYGIFCIETKGYKGKIYGKEFSNQWTQNLSGKKYYFMNPIFQNYAHIKALEAILKPYYPDMVYHSIIAFSGEANLDSIEVNNAKVCKIAYVSNVIKSLSTEEVISFDEVKNIEKIIEKNKSYQSDFSHTRDIKKIKKANEEKIKQNICPRCGGQLVERKGKYGEFIGCSNYPKCRFVVNKK is encoded by the coding sequence ATGGCATTGAAATTATCAATTGCATTTTTTATAGGATGTATTTTATTAGTAACTGTCTTTCGATCCAAATTTAAGGGAGATATAGGGGAACTTGCTACAGCTCTTTTAATCAAAGATTTGGACAGGGATAAATATATCAAACTTCATGATATAAAGCTTAAGAACCCAAGCGATAATACAAAAACTACTCAAATAGATCATATTGTAATATCTTGTTATGGAATATTTTGCATTGAAACTAAGGGATATAAGGGCAAGATCTATGGTAAAGAATTCTCAAACCAGTGGACTCAAAACCTATCTGGTAAAAAATATTATTTTATGAATCCAATTTTCCAAAACTATGCCCATATTAAAGCACTGGAAGCAATATTAAAACCATATTATCCAGACATGGTATATCATTCTATAATTGCCTTTTCTGGAGAAGCTAACTTAGATTCAATTGAGGTTAATAATGCAAAAGTCTGTAAAATAGCATATGTAAGTAATGTTATTAAATCCTTATCCACCGAAGAAGTAATATCTTTTGATGAAGTGAAAAATATTGAAAAAATAATAGAGAAAAATAAATCATATCAAAGTGATTTCTCTCATACTAGAGATATAAAGAAGATAAAAAAAGCTAATGAAGAAAAAATCAAACAAAACATTTGCCCAAGATGCGGTGGTCAACTAGTTGAAAGAAAGGGCAAATACGGAGAATTTATCGGTTGCTCAAACTATCCAAAATGTAGATTTGTTGTTAACAAAAAGTAG
- a CDS encoding GNAT family N-acetyltransferase, which produces MKIENIETPRLLIRGFTKEDALWAYKIWNDPEIGEYLPDEVKYEIDQEYLKELEKLGDDEECCYLIPVFRDTLERVGTCSFIKTDDDKVYDIAYCVHKDLWGKGYATEIAKGLIGYSKSKGAERVTIFVNEDNIASKRVAEKCGGRVVSEDYFTKKGTNQQRKSLKYEINFITLD; this is translated from the coding sequence ATGAAAATTGAAAATATTGAAACGCCTAGGTTATTAATCAGAGGATTTACCAAAGAGGATGCTCTCTGGGCATATAAAATTTGGAATGATCCAGAAATCGGAGAGTATCTTCCAGATGAGGTGAAATATGAGATAGACCAGGAATATCTTAAAGAACTAGAAAAATTGGGCGATGATGAGGAGTGTTGCTATCTGATACCAGTGTTTAGAGATACTTTGGAAAGGGTAGGTACTTGCAGTTTTATTAAAACTGATGATGATAAAGTCTATGATATAGCATATTGTGTGCACAAAGATTTATGGGGCAAGGGATATGCAACTGAAATTGCAAAAGGCTTGATAGGATACTCCAAAAGCAAAGGAGCCGAAAGAGTAACTATTTTTGTTAACGAAGATAATATAGCATCAAAACGCGTGGCAGAAAAGTGTGGTGGTAGAGTTGTTAGTGAGGATTACTTTACTAAGAAAGGTACTAACCAACAAAGAAAAAGCTTAAAATATGAGATAAATTTTATAACATTAGATTAA
- a CDS encoding GNAT family N-acetyltransferase, which produces MEFYRKRFSGLDTNELYGILKLRFDVFVLEQECLYQEIDNLDQDAIHVYIKDGDEIVAYLRVLDRGVESEDVAIGRVIAKKRRKGLGTLVLKEGIKAAKEFFNADAIYIEAQSYAKEFYENLGFVQISDEFLLDDIAHIKMRLVIKDK; this is translated from the coding sequence ATGGAATTTTATAGAAAACGTTTTAGCGGACTTGATACCAATGAATTGTACGGTATTTTGAAACTTAGGTTTGATGTATTTGTCCTAGAGCAGGAGTGCCTTTACCAAGAGATTGATAACCTTGATCAAGATGCTATACACGTTTACATAAAAGATGGAGATGAAATTGTAGCATATCTACGTGTTTTAGACAGGGGAGTTGAAAGTGAAGATGTTGCAATAGGCAGAGTCATAGCAAAGAAAAGACGCAAAGGCCTTGGAACTTTGGTCTTAAAGGAAGGGATAAAAGCAGCAAAAGAATTTTTTAATGCCGATGCTATTTACATAGAAGCCCAAAGCTATGCCAAAGAATTTTATGAAAATCTGGGTTTTGTACAAATTTCTGATGAATTTTTGCTCGATGATATTGCCCACATAAAGATGAGACTAGTAATCAAAGATAAATAA
- a CDS encoding phosphoribosylaminoimidazolesuccinocarboxamide synthase codes for MEKVYTGKTKDVYKLNDEEYLLKFKDDVTGNDGVFDPGANTVGLTMEGAGHQAVAMTKFFYEKLNDKGLTTHFVSADLDKNEAVVKKAEVFGQGVEVIVRYYAVGSFIRRYGKYIENGTKIDPYVEITLKDDDRNDPLITKDALALLNIMTEEEYEELKDLALNIGEIVKEELAKKGLDLYDIKFEFGRIEDGKVALIDEISGGNMRAYKGDQYIEPLELEKIMLG; via the coding sequence ATGGAAAAAGTATACACAGGAAAAACAAAAGATGTTTACAAATTAAATGATGAAGAATATTTATTAAAATTTAAAGATGATGTTACAGGCAACGACGGTGTATTTGATCCAGGTGCAAATACTGTTGGTCTAACCATGGAAGGTGCTGGCCACCAAGCAGTTGCGATGACAAAATTCTTCTATGAAAAGCTAAATGACAAGGGACTTACAACTCACTTTGTATCAGCTGATTTAGACAAAAATGAAGCAGTTGTCAAAAAAGCAGAAGTATTTGGTCAAGGTGTAGAAGTAATAGTTAGATACTATGCAGTAGGATCTTTTATTAGAAGATATGGTAAATATATAGAAAATGGAACAAAAATCGATCCATATGTAGAAATCACATTAAAAGATGATGACAGAAATGACCCACTAATCACAAAAGATGCCCTAGCATTACTAAATATTATGACAGAAGAAGAATACGAAGAACTCAAAGACTTAGCCTTAAATATTGGGGAAATAGTTAAAGAAGAATTAGCTAAAAAGGGACTAGACTTATACGATATCAAATTTGAATTTGGTAGGATAGAAGATGGTAAGGTTGCACTAATAGATGAAATATCTGGTGGAAATATGAGAGCCTACAAGGGAGACCAATACATCGAACCACTTGAACTTGAAAAAATTATGCTTGGTTAA
- the purM gene encoding phosphoribosylformylglycinamidine cyclo-ligase: MAKLTYKDAGVDKEKGYEEVELIKQIVKKTHGKEVLTDIGGFAGAFLPDLTGMKNPVLLSGTDGVGTKIKLAMEMDKHDTVGIDCVAMCVNDIICQGAKPLFFLDYIATGKLNPKKMADLVSGVAQGCLDSGAALIGGETAEMPGIYKEDDYDLAGFAVGIVDKEKIITGENLEEGDVAIGLKSSGIHSNGFSLVRAALEQAGIKSSDQFDENQSIGEKLLTPTKIYAKEIKDLTKNVEVKAIANITGGGLYENVPRVLKDDLSVEFDLSEFEIDPIFKKIQEWGEIDTEEMYHTFNMGIGMVVFVSPEYEQKTLELLGDEARKIGKVTKGNKDIKINL, from the coding sequence ATGGCAAAACTCACATACAAGGATGCGGGAGTAGATAAGGAAAAGGGCTACGAAGAAGTAGAGCTTATCAAACAAATTGTGAAGAAAACTCATGGCAAAGAAGTTCTAACAGACATAGGTGGTTTTGCAGGTGCTTTTCTTCCTGATTTAACTGGTATGAAAAATCCAGTTTTATTAAGTGGCACAGATGGAGTTGGTACAAAAATCAAACTAGCAATGGAAATGGATAAGCATGACACAGTTGGAATAGACTGTGTAGCCATGTGTGTAAATGACATTATTTGCCAAGGGGCAAAGCCACTGTTTTTCTTAGATTATATAGCTACTGGCAAACTAAATCCAAAGAAAATGGCAGATTTAGTAAGTGGAGTTGCCCAAGGCTGTTTAGATTCAGGTGCAGCACTAATTGGTGGAGAAACAGCAGAAATGCCTGGCATATACAAGGAAGATGACTATGACCTTGCAGGCTTTGCAGTAGGAATTGTTGATAAAGAAAAAATAATAACTGGAGAAAACTTAGAAGAAGGCGATGTGGCCATAGGACTAAAATCTTCTGGTATTCATAGTAATGGATTTTCTCTAGTAAGAGCAGCATTAGAACAAGCTGGTATAAAATCATCTGATCAATTTGATGAAAATCAAAGTATTGGAGAAAAGTTACTTACACCAACAAAAATCTATGCAAAAGAGATTAAAGATCTTACTAAAAATGTAGAAGTTAAGGCTATTGCCAATATTACAGGCGGTGGCCTATATGAGAATGTACCAAGGGTACTAAAAGATGATTTGTCAGTTGAATTTGACCTTAGTGAATTTGAAATAGATCCAATATTTAAAAAAATCCAAGAATGGGGCGAGATAGATACTGAGGAAATGTACCATACATTCAATATGGGCATAGGTATGGTGGTATTTGTAAGCCCAGAATATGAGCAAAAAACCTTGGAATTATTGGGCGATGAAGCTAGAAAAATAGGTAAAGTTACAAAAGGAAATAAAGATATAAAAATTAATTTATAA
- the purE gene encoding 5-(carboxyamino)imidazole ribonucleotide mutase, protein MTDVRVIMGSASDVEIAKKVTKILKKFDIDYKVSVISAHRALDVLEKTMAADDAKVYIGIAGMAAHLAGVMAGMTIKPVIGLPVGGTNTAGLDALLSMVQMPKGVPVATVAINGGDNAALLAIQILALSDEDLSQRLKDHKKEMLDKVIEDDKNLGEI, encoded by the coding sequence ATGACAGATGTTAGAGTAATAATGGGATCAGCAAGCGATGTTGAAATTGCAAAGAAAGTTACTAAAATATTAAAGAAATTTGATATAGATTACAAAGTTTCAGTAATTTCTGCTCACCGTGCCCTAGATGTCCTAGAAAAAACAATGGCAGCCGATGATGCAAAAGTTTATATAGGCATAGCAGGAATGGCAGCTCACCTTGCTGGAGTTATGGCAGGAATGACAATAAAACCAGTAATCGGCCTACCAGTCGGAGGAACAAATACTGCAGGACTTGACGCACTTCTTTCCATGGTACAAATGCCAAAGGGAGTTCCTGTTGCAACAGTTGCTATAAATGGTGGAGATAATGCAGCCCTATTAGCAATTCAAATCTTGGCTCTATCTGATGAAGATCTTTCTCAAAGATTAAAAGATCACAAGAAAGAAATGCTAGACAAAGTTATAGAAGATGACAAAAATCTTGGGGAAATATAA
- the guaB gene encoding IMP dehydrogenase: MKFLGEGLTFDDVLLVPGPSEVLPNEVDTQTYLTKKIKLNIPMMSAGMDTVTESQMAIAMARQGGIGIIHKNMSIEEQARQVDVVKRSEHGVITDPFYLHPDNILQDALDIMKNYRISGVPIVDKEMYLKGILTNRDVRFQDDPSVKIDGIMTKDNLVLGYEGIKMQEAIKLMESAKVEKLPIVDGDNKLKGLITIKDIEKSRQYPNSARDANNRLVVGAAVGITNDMLERVDALVKANVDVITVDTAHGHSKNVINAIKDLKAKYPDLQVIAGNVATAEATRDLIKAGVDAVKVGIGPGSICTTRVVTGIGVPQITAIINCVNEAKKYDIPVIADGGIKYSGDITKALACGASVIMAGSLFAGTEESPGETIVFEGRQYKEYRGMGSLAAMKDGSGDRYFQTNTKKYVPEGVEGRVAYKGPVGEVVYQLLGGLKSGMGYVGSKDLNELYEKAKFIKISSASLIENHPHNITITRESPNYSKN; encoded by the coding sequence ATGAAATTTTTAGGAGAAGGATTAACATTTGATGATGTCCTATTAGTCCCAGGGCCATCAGAAGTATTACCAAATGAAGTAGACACACAAACTTATTTAACCAAAAAAATTAAGTTAAATATACCAATGATGTCAGCTGGTATGGATACAGTTACAGAGTCCCAAATGGCTATAGCCATGGCTAGACAAGGTGGTATAGGCATCATCCACAAAAATATGTCTATAGAAGAACAAGCCAGACAAGTTGATGTTGTAAAAAGATCTGAACATGGAGTTATCACCGATCCTTTTTATCTACACCCAGACAATATCTTGCAAGATGCCCTAGATATAATGAAAAATTATAGGATTTCTGGAGTACCTATAGTAGATAAAGAAATGTATTTAAAGGGAATCCTAACCAATAGAGATGTTAGATTCCAAGATGATCCAAGTGTAAAAATCGATGGGATTATGACAAAGGATAATCTTGTCCTAGGTTATGAAGGTATCAAGATGCAAGAAGCAATAAAGCTTATGGAATCTGCTAAAGTAGAGAAACTACCAATTGTAGACGGGGACAATAAACTAAAGGGCCTTATAACAATAAAAGATATAGAAAAGTCAAGACAATATCCAAATTCTGCAAGAGATGCTAATAATAGGCTAGTTGTAGGAGCAGCAGTAGGTATTACAAATGATATGCTTGAAAGAGTCGATGCTCTTGTAAAAGCCAATGTCGATGTCATAACTGTAGATACCGCTCACGGTCATTCTAAAAATGTAATAAATGCAATTAAAGATTTGAAAGCAAAATATCCTGACTTACAAGTTATTGCAGGTAACGTTGCAACAGCAGAAGCAACACGTGATTTGATAAAGGCTGGAGTAGATGCTGTAAAAGTAGGTATAGGACCTGGATCTATTTGTACAACTAGGGTTGTTACAGGTATAGGGGTACCACAAATAACAGCGATAATTAATTGTGTAAATGAAGCCAAAAAATACGACATACCAGTGATTGCTGATGGTGGTATCAAGTATTCAGGAGATATCACCAAGGCCCTTGCTTGTGGTGCATCAGTTATAATGGCTGGTTCATTGTTTGCAGGTACTGAAGAATCACCAGGAGAAACTATAGTATTTGAAGGTAGACAATACAAGGAATACCGTGGCATGGGATCCCTTGCTGCAATGAAAGATGGATCAGGAGATAGGTATTTCCAAACAAATACAAAAAAATACGTGCCAGAAGGTGTCGAAGGTAGGGTGGCCTACAAGGGTCCTGTTGGGGAAGTAGTTTACCAATTACTAGGTGGACTAAAATCTGGTATGGGATATGTTGGAAGCAAAGACTTAAATGAACTTTATGAAAAAGCTAAATTTATCAAGATTTCTTCAGCTTCACTCATAGAAAACCATCCACACAATATCACAATAACCAGAGAATCACCAAACTATAGCAAAAACTAG